The Xiphophorus couchianus chromosome 14, X_couchianus-1.0, whole genome shotgun sequence genome includes a region encoding these proteins:
- the rasl11a gene encoding ras-like protein family member 11A-like isoform X2, giving the protein MGGGGIKYHGVGYRALIVRFLTKRFIGDYEANTGALYSRKVTMDGEEVSLQIQDTPCVALQDDAEGLYCQEQINRSIYWADGYVLVFSITDNSSYRTIQPLYQHIRRIHPSGNIPVILVGNKSDLLRARQVPAEEGDTLATSLGGVYFEASARENHEGVHAAFLHLCQEVIRALGGGNGEKRKGGLHLARPKSPNMQELKRRFRQVLSSKVKSATTI; this is encoded by the exons ATGGGGGGCGGGGGGATAAAATACCATGGAGTTGGCTATAGAG CTCTGATTGTCAGGTTTCTGACTAAGAGGTTCATTGGAGATTATGAAGCAAACACAG GAGCGCTCTACTCTAGAAAGGTCACCATGGACGGGGAGGAAGTGTCGCTTCAGATTCAGGACACACCCTGCGTTGCCCTCCAG GATGACGCTGAAGGCCTGTACTGCCAGGAGCAGATCAACAG GTCCATCTACTGGGCAGACGGGTATGTGTTGGTTTTCTCCATTACAGACAACAGTAGCTACCGAACCATTCAACCTCTGTACCAGCACATCAGGCGAATACACCCTTCTGGAAACATCCCAGTTATCCTG GTTGGCAACAAGAGTGACCTGCTCCGAGCTCGACAAGTCCCCGCAGAGGAGGGCGACACGTTAGCAACTTCACTAG GGGGCGTTTACTTCGAGGCCTCGGCCAGAGAGAACCACGAGGGAGTCCACGCCGCCTTCCTCCATCTCTGCCAGGAG GTGATCCGGGCGCTGGGAGGCGGGAATGGGGAGAAGAGGAAGGGCGGCCTACACCTGGCCAGACCCAAGTCTCCCAATATGCAGGAGCTGAAGAGGAGGTTCAGACAGGTGCTTTCCTCCAAAGTAAAATCAGCTACAACTATCTGA
- the rasl11a gene encoding ras-like protein family member 11A-like isoform X1: protein MRLSGDSAPGSMNSSGSGNFLLVPIPEYPLLDCVPNKTVKIAVLGASNVGKTALIVRFLTKRFIGDYEANTGALYSRKVTMDGEEVSLQIQDTPCVALQDDAEGLYCQEQINRSIYWADGYVLVFSITDNSSYRTIQPLYQHIRRIHPSGNIPVILVGNKSDLLRARQVPAEEGDTLATSLGGVYFEASARENHEGVHAAFLHLCQEVIRALGGGNGEKRKGGLHLARPKSPNMQELKRRFRQVLSSKVKSATTI, encoded by the exons ATGCGGCTGTCTGGCGATTCTGCCCCGGGAAGTATGAACAGCAGCGGGTCTGGCAACTTCCTGCTGGTCCCCATCCCGGAGTATCCCCTGCTGGACTGCGTCCCCAACAAGACGGTGAAGATCGCGGTGCTGGGCGCCAGCAACGTCGGGAAAACCG CTCTGATTGTCAGGTTTCTGACTAAGAGGTTCATTGGAGATTATGAAGCAAACACAG GAGCGCTCTACTCTAGAAAGGTCACCATGGACGGGGAGGAAGTGTCGCTTCAGATTCAGGACACACCCTGCGTTGCCCTCCAG GATGACGCTGAAGGCCTGTACTGCCAGGAGCAGATCAACAG GTCCATCTACTGGGCAGACGGGTATGTGTTGGTTTTCTCCATTACAGACAACAGTAGCTACCGAACCATTCAACCTCTGTACCAGCACATCAGGCGAATACACCCTTCTGGAAACATCCCAGTTATCCTG GTTGGCAACAAGAGTGACCTGCTCCGAGCTCGACAAGTCCCCGCAGAGGAGGGCGACACGTTAGCAACTTCACTAG GGGGCGTTTACTTCGAGGCCTCGGCCAGAGAGAACCACGAGGGAGTCCACGCCGCCTTCCTCCATCTCTGCCAGGAG GTGATCCGGGCGCTGGGAGGCGGGAATGGGGAGAAGAGGAAGGGCGGCCTACACCTGGCCAGACCCAAGTCTCCCAATATGCAGGAGCTGAAGAGGAGGTTCAGACAGGTGCTTTCCTCCAAAGTAAAATCAGCTACAACTATCTGA